Genomic window (Gemmatimonadota bacterium):
GTCCGGGCGTGTGGCGGCGGCGAGCAGGACATCCCCTCCCCCGTCCGCCCCACTCAAGCCGGCGAACAACGGCTGGTGCGCCGTGACCAACAGGTCGAGCGCCGCGCGATTCGCGTGCGCGGTCATCGCCACCACACGAAAACGGTCGGGATGCCGGGCGATCACCCGCAACGCGGACGTACCGATCGACCCGGTCGCCCCGAGGATCGCCACGCCGCGCCGGGTCATCGCGTCACCGGTTTCAGTGCCTGCTCGAGGACCAGGTACGCCACGGGAAGGACGAAGTACAACGAATCGAGCCGGTCCAGGACTCCACCGTGCCCGGGCAACAGGTGCGAGCTGTCCTTCACCTTCGCCTCGCGCTTGAGCATGGACTCGACGAGGTCACCGATCTGGGCGACCACACTCACCAGCAGCCCGAAGCCGATCGCCACACCTAACGACAACGAGAGCTGAGCCCGGGGCTCGAGCACAAACCGGATATAGCCCACACTCACCAGTGCCGTGACCACGAGCGCCCCCCAAGCCCCCGCGCGCGTCTTTCCCGGGGAAATGGCCGGCATGAGCTTGGTGGTCCCCAGCGCCCGCCCCGCAAAGTAGGCGCCGACGTCCGACGCCCAGGTGAGGACCACAGGGTACATCACGAGGGCCGTCCCCGCGGCCGCCGTCGCCGCGTAGCGATGATTCCGCAGGAGCCAGGCGAAACACAGCAACCCACCGGTGTACACGGCCCCGAAGGCGGTCACGGACACCGAGGCCAGCGGGCGACCCTCCACACCTCGGGCCCAGAGCGACGCCCCAAGCAGGGTCACCAGCACCACCGCGGCCAGTGCGGCGGGAGCGGCGAGCGCGCCAGACGCCCAGAGTGCGGTGTACAGCGGGAGCCCGGCGGCGATCGCCACGCCGAACACGTCCATCGCCTCGATCCCGCTGTGGCGGGCCATGCGGAACAACTCCCACGCCCCGAGGCCACCGAGTACCGCGAGCAACAATGCCAGCGGGAGCGCGCCGAGGTAGACCAGCACACCTACGATCGGGATGCCGACGATCGCAACAGCGACGCGGCGCGCGAGTTCGCCGATGGTCAGACCTCCATGATCTCGGCTTCCTTCGCCTTCATCGCGGCGTCGATCTTTGCCACGGCCTCGTCGTGGAGCTTCTGCAGGTCCTTCTCCGCGTGCTTCACGTCGTCCTCGGACACGCCGTCGATCTTCTTGAACTTATCCCGCGCCTCGGTGCGCCAGTGCCGCACGGAGATTCGGCCTTCTTCGGCGAGTTTGTGGATCACCTTGGCCAGGTCCTTGCGCCGCTGCTCGTTCATCGAGGGGAGCGGCACCCGCACCACGTGACCCTGGGTCACCGGGTCCAGCCCGAGTTCCGCCTCGCGAATCGCCTTCTCGATCAGCTTGATCTGGCCCTTGTCGAACGGCGTCACGATCAGCACGCGCGGCTCCGGCGCGGCCACCGTGGCCACCTGATTCATCATCATGCTGGTGCCGTACATCTCCACCCGCACGGTATCCAGCATGCTCGGCGACGCCTTCCCCGAGCGAATGGACGCGAACTCATGCTTCGTGCTCTCGAAGGCCTTGTCCATGTGGGCCTTCGTGTCCTTGAGGATCGCTGCGAGTGTGCTCATGAGACCAGGGTTCCCACGCGTTCGCCGCGCACCGCGCGCGCGACAGCTCCGCGTTCGTGGATGTTGAGGACGATCAGCGGTAACCGGTTTTCCTTGGACAACGTCACGGCGGTCTGGTCCATCACCCCCAACTCTTCCAGCATGACGTCGCGATAGGAGATGGTCTCATACCGCCGAGCATCGGGGTTCTTCTTGGGGTCCGCCGTATAGACGCCGTCGACGGACGTCGCCTTGATGATCACGTTGGCCTTGATCTGGATGGCCCGCAGCACCGCCGCGGTATCCGTCGAGAAGTACGGGTTCCCCGTCCCGGCCGCGAAGATCACGATGCGCCCCTTGTCGAAGTGGCGCAGCGCCCGCCGACGGATATACGGCTCCGCCAGCTCCTCCATCCGGATCGCGGTCATCACCCGCGTGTCGAGCCCGCGCTTCTCCAGCACGTCCTGCAAGGCAAGGGCATTGATCACCGTGCCCAGCATCCCCATGTAGTCCGCTGCCACCCGATCCATCCCGAGGGCAGCGAGCTGGGTGCCGCGAACCATGTTGCCGCCGCCGATCACCAAGCCAACACCAACTCCCATCTCGACGACCCCCTTGATCTCATCGCAGAACTGGCCAACGCGATCAAAGTCGTATCCCGATCCCTTATCCCCGGCGAGGGCCTCGCCCGAGAGCTTGAGGAGGATGCGTTCGTAGGCGGGACGGGAGTCAGGCATGCAGCTCAGGTTGGGCGACAAGCGAAGGTGGCTTTGTTACGGGGCCGGAGGCAAGTGGCAGGAGTCACGCCGTGGGCACGGGCTGACCAGCCCGCCCCACGGCGCACGCCATGGCCGAACATCTCGACCTTACTCTTCACCCATCTGGTAGCGGACGAACCGCCGCACGCTCAGCGTTGCCCCAGCTTCCTTCGACTTCTGCTCGGCAAGCTGCTTGATGGTCATGTTGGGGTCCCGGACCCACGGCTGCTCGATGAGGGCGGCCTCGGCGAAGAGCTTGTTCACCTGCCCGTCCACCATCTTGGCGATGATGTTGTCCGGCTTGCCCGACTGCTTGGCCTGCTCGGTGAAGATCTCGCGTTCCTTGGCCACGAACTCCGCCGGGACGTCATCGCGCGTCACGCCGTAAGGCACGCGGGGAACACCGGCTGCAACGTGTTCAGCGACCGACTTGGCGAGTTCACGCGCCGCGTCGCCCGACGATCCCCGCACGTCGACCAGCACGGCCACCTTGCCGTTGAAGTGCACGTACGACCCCACCACGCCGTCAGACACCAGGCGCGCGTAGCGACGCAGCACGACGTTCTCACCGGTCTTGGCCGAGGCCTCCTTCACGACCTCGTCGACAGTCTTGGAGGCGTCGGCGTGGTACTTCTGGGCCGGCACGCTCCCCTCGGCGGCCACGGCGACGACCGCGTCCAGAGTCGCATCGGCGAAGACGTGATCCGCGATGCCCTGGGCGAACGCGCCGAATTCATCATTGCGGGCGACGAAGTCGGTCTCTGAGTTGACCTCGATGATCGCAGCCGCGCTGCCGTTCTCGGCCGACTTGACCACGATGCGCCCCTCGGACGCCGTGCGTCCGGCGCGCTTCTCCGCCTTGGCAATCCCCTTCATGCGGAGGAGTTCCACCGCCTTCTGGATGTCGCCCGCCGACTCATCGAGGGCCTTCTTGCAATCCATCATCCCGGCGCCGGTGCGCGCGCGGAGGTCAGCTACGTCCTTGGCAGTCACAGCCATGTGCAAACCACTCCTTGCCCTGTTTGTGAGAACGCCGCCGGCGTGGGAGGCCGGCGGCGCGATGGTGATCCATGATCCCGGAGTGAACCGGGAGGAGTCCGAGGCGCCGCCTCGATT
Coding sequences:
- a CDS encoding UMP kinase, yielding MPDSRPAYERILLKLSGEALAGDKGSGYDFDRVGQFCDEIKGVVEMGVGVGLVIGGGNMVRGTQLAALGMDRVAADYMGMLGTVINALALQDVLEKRGLDTRVMTAIRMEELAEPYIRRRALRHFDKGRIVIFAAGTGNPYFSTDTAAVLRAIQIKANVIIKATSVDGVYTADPKKNPDARRYETISYRDVMLEELGVMDQTAVTLSKENRLPLIVLNIHERGAVARAVRGERVGTLVS
- the frr gene encoding ribosome recycling factor: MSTLAAILKDTKAHMDKAFESTKHEFASIRSGKASPSMLDTVRVEMYGTSMMMNQVATVAAPEPRVLIVTPFDKGQIKLIEKAIREAELGLDPVTQGHVVRVPLPSMNEQRRKDLAKVIHKLAEEGRISVRHWRTEARDKFKKIDGVSEDDVKHAEKDLQKLHDEAVAKIDAAMKAKEAEIMEV
- a CDS encoding elongation factor Ts encodes the protein MAVTAKDVADLRARTGAGMMDCKKALDESAGDIQKAVELLRMKGIAKAEKRAGRTASEGRIVVKSAENGSAAAIIEVNSETDFVARNDEFGAFAQGIADHVFADATLDAVVAVAAEGSVPAQKYHADASKTVDEVVKEASAKTGENVVLRRYARLVSDGVVGSYVHFNGKVAVLVDVRGSSGDAARELAKSVAEHVAAGVPRVPYGVTRDDVPAEFVAKEREIFTEQAKQSGKPDNIIAKMVDGQVNKLFAEAALIEQPWVRDPNMTIKQLAEQKSKEAGATLSVRRFVRYQMGEE
- a CDS encoding phosphatidate cytidylyltransferase — protein: MTIGELARRVAVAIVGIPIVGVLVYLGALPLALLLAVLGGLGAWELFRMARHSGIEAMDVFGVAIAAGLPLYTALWASGALAAPAALAAVVLVTLLGASLWARGVEGRPLASVSVTAFGAVYTGGLLCFAWLLRNHRYAATAAAGTALVMYPVVLTWASDVGAYFAGRALGTTKLMPAISPGKTRAGAWGALVVTALVSVGYIRFVLEPRAQLSLSLGVAIGFGLLVSVVAQIGDLVESMLKREAKVKDSSHLLPGHGGVLDRLDSLYFVLPVAYLVLEQALKPVTR